One stretch of Cryomorphaceae bacterium 1068 DNA includes these proteins:
- a CDS encoding translocation/assembly module TamB domain-containing protein, whose amino-acid sequence MILLVTLFLALALKSSFVQTRLARGAAIYLSGQLNAEVQVEKLDFRPFNGFTLKGFLVKDQRSDTLLFAETLETEIEKLDFKKGVFSFEELNLTNAKFFLYRIDSAGTTNLDFLTDYFRTEEPTKDKSGSVSLFAESLNIKGSQFVYENLFGQNAENGIDFNNLKIVSINAQFSAFRAEGDSLKVDINQLIFEEQSGFGVKDFQSNLKIDSTGIYAHQLSLKTANSNIQGRIGLLHDSLPDYSEFMTSIEWDAEFSASQVDLQDIGYFTSGLYGVDVDLIVHGLINGPISNLNGRRMLILAGDRTVLRGDIDLTGLPDFENTFIDFRIGELRTDYQDLLNIGRALPIEESLAEVLPIEVDRAGDLMYNGFFTGFPQDFVTFGTLQTEAGSFGLDLNLERDTIKDGLKYVGALQANAVNAGFLFDVDSLGLVSGDFTVKAFSQETFEFADIQGTITEFGYRDYNYQDITLDGKLSKQRFSGSIRSDDPNVALNFKGLVDLSQAVPYYDFDAEIFNLNLTALNMVNLKQELSVMTNLSLDGRGSSIDNAAGKLVATQSLLCYGDSSVAMNDLVFTIYGDSINRKVSFDSDIVDISITGVFNPLELPDAFRNLVAEVMPSLAEPVLLDAKEVFQFSINYSTDNAITSLLIPGLKIDANTSLYGSFDSEQRKLELSFLSPGVDYGKFSVENISADMGKNGEIFKGRIFANNFFIDSLNFGNPDVDIEAYNDFIELKTGWFAATGNNSAELELHADFFSKDHFIVELEPGYFNIRDLRWDIDERAIFEKDSTSMIFDSFLIHSGEQTVILDGKIGLSRLDTIHFNIENFDLASLDSMGLGMQKDIAGLVNLKGAVSNFYESTAIEAEGDVENFVFGKRSIGNLIFSSAYQGDSEDLKINATLVNEGRKLVTFDGVYNTKGDDEMHGDLILDDFNLDILNELGIPQVSDFSGRADGQIQVEGVLAKPQLKGHIDFDKALFKIDYLNTYFVFDDRVRVEPDFFGIDYKPLLDSKGNKGFVVASAFHEDFANWSYDISADVNNFYILNTTREENKLYFGQAFATGSVQLGGYEGKLEVNIDATTEKGTTINLPLDENEEVALENFVHFVNEDRELDTEREVDLSGVSMRLNVDATPDALFRIIFDEKSGDILQGRGAGKISLETTESGEFNMFGRYEIFNGDYNFTLKSLISKRFNLRAGGTIGWYGDPYNADLDLSAVYAIRTPLQPIMIEDQNIYRSRELVNVSMALTGKLLTPSIGFEIELPQATENERTQLASAVSTVNQLNQQVFSLLILNKFIPIAAQDQAGTGVVSGVAAFTNTSTSEFISNQLSGWLSEISNEFDIGLNYRSGDVITNQEIAVALSTQLFDERLLVSGSFGVTQATDAQISQGQSGILGDFLLEYMLTKDGKIRLKVFNETNPYEVFSTSTSMYTQGVGLIYQEDFDTIDEFFRKVGELFKDDKAEEVP is encoded by the coding sequence ATGATTCTCTTGGTCACGCTTTTTTTGGCACTAGCCCTGAAGTCGAGCTTTGTTCAAACGAGACTCGCACGGGGAGCAGCTATTTATCTTTCGGGGCAACTCAATGCCGAGGTTCAAGTAGAGAAATTGGATTTCAGGCCATTCAACGGTTTTACGTTAAAGGGCTTCCTGGTCAAGGACCAAAGATCAGACACCTTGCTCTTTGCGGAAACGCTTGAAACAGAAATTGAAAAACTGGATTTCAAAAAAGGAGTTTTTTCGTTCGAGGAACTGAATCTTACGAATGCCAAATTTTTCCTTTACCGTATTGATTCCGCAGGTACTACAAATTTGGATTTTCTAACGGATTACTTCCGAACTGAAGAACCGACAAAGGACAAGAGCGGATCAGTTTCTCTCTTTGCCGAATCGCTGAATATAAAAGGCTCCCAATTCGTTTATGAAAATCTCTTCGGGCAGAACGCCGAGAACGGCATTGACTTCAACAACCTGAAAATAGTTTCAATTAATGCTCAATTCAGTGCTTTCAGAGCAGAAGGAGATTCGTTGAAAGTAGATATAAATCAACTGATTTTCGAAGAGCAATCAGGTTTTGGCGTCAAAGACTTTCAATCAAATCTGAAAATAGACTCTACAGGGATCTATGCCCATCAATTGTCATTGAAAACAGCCAATAGCAATATTCAAGGTAGAATAGGCCTTCTTCACGATTCCCTTCCTGACTATTCTGAGTTTATGACTTCCATTGAATGGGATGCTGAATTTTCTGCAAGTCAGGTCGATCTGCAGGATATAGGATACTTCACCAGTGGTTTATATGGTGTTGATGTGGATTTGATTGTTCATGGATTGATCAATGGGCCCATATCCAACCTCAATGGACGGCGCATGCTTATCCTTGCAGGTGATCGAACAGTGTTGCGCGGAGATATCGATCTAACGGGCTTACCCGATTTTGAAAATACCTTCATTGATTTCAGAATCGGAGAGCTCAGAACAGATTATCAAGATCTTCTCAATATTGGGAGGGCTCTACCCATAGAGGAGTCATTGGCAGAGGTGTTGCCCATCGAAGTTGATCGAGCCGGAGATCTTATGTACAATGGTTTTTTTACCGGATTCCCTCAGGATTTTGTGACATTCGGAACCCTTCAAACCGAAGCGGGCTCTTTTGGACTTGACCTTAACTTGGAGCGTGATACGATTAAGGATGGGCTAAAATATGTAGGGGCGCTACAAGCGAATGCTGTTAATGCAGGCTTTTTATTTGATGTGGACAGCCTTGGGTTGGTATCAGGTGACTTCACTGTGAAGGCCTTTTCGCAAGAGACATTTGAATTTGCAGATATCCAAGGAACCATTACTGAGTTTGGCTATCGAGATTACAACTATCAGGACATTACATTGGATGGTAAATTATCGAAACAGCGGTTTTCAGGTTCGATCAGATCTGATGACCCGAATGTAGCGTTGAACTTCAAAGGCCTGGTAGATCTTTCTCAAGCTGTTCCATACTATGACTTTGATGCTGAGATTTTCAATCTAAATCTCACGGCCCTAAATATGGTCAATTTAAAACAAGAGTTGAGTGTCATGACCAATCTATCTCTTGATGGTCGTGGAAGTAGCATAGATAATGCTGCGGGGAAACTCGTAGCCACCCAAAGTCTTCTTTGCTATGGAGATAGTTCTGTAGCAATGAATGATCTGGTATTTACCATATATGGAGATTCGATAAACCGAAAAGTGAGTTTCGATAGTGACATAGTTGATATATCCATCACAGGAGTTTTCAATCCATTAGAACTTCCTGATGCCTTTAGAAACCTTGTTGCCGAGGTGATGCCCTCTTTAGCAGAGCCAGTCCTTCTAGACGCAAAAGAAGTCTTTCAGTTTAGTATCAATTATTCTACTGATAATGCTATTACATCTTTGCTGATTCCGGGCTTGAAAATCGATGCAAACACCTCGCTTTACGGAAGTTTCGATTCGGAGCAGAGAAAGCTTGAGCTATCCTTTTTAAGTCCGGGAGTTGACTACGGCAAGTTTTCGGTTGAAAACATTTCAGCTGATATGGGCAAGAATGGTGAAATCTTTAAGGGCAGAATATTCGCCAATAATTTTTTCATAGACAGTCTCAACTTTGGAAATCCCGATGTAGACATAGAAGCCTACAATGATTTTATAGAACTTAAAACAGGCTGGTTTGCGGCGACTGGAAATAACTCTGCAGAGCTCGAATTGCATGCGGACTTCTTCAGTAAGGACCACTTTATAGTGGAGCTTGAACCCGGATATTTCAACATCAGAGATTTGAGATGGGATATTGATGAAAGAGCCATTTTTGAGAAAGATAGTACATCCATGATTTTCGATTCCTTTTTAATTCATTCAGGAGAGCAAACGGTAATCTTGGACGGAAAAATAGGCCTGAGTCGATTAGACACCATCCATTTTAATATTGAAAACTTCGATTTGGCTTCTCTGGATTCGATGGGCCTCGGAATGCAGAAGGACATAGCGGGACTTGTTAATCTTAAAGGAGCTGTATCAAATTTCTACGAGTCAACTGCTATTGAAGCAGAGGGTGATGTTGAAAATTTTGTGTTTGGAAAACGGAGTATTGGCAATTTAATCTTCTCGAGCGCGTATCAAGGTGATTCGGAAGATTTGAAAATTAACGCTACTCTGGTTAACGAGGGTAGAAAGCTCGTAACTTTCGATGGAGTGTACAACACAAAAGGAGACGACGAGATGCATGGTGACTTAATTCTCGATGATTTTAACTTAGATATTTTGAATGAGCTTGGAATACCCCAAGTCTCAGATTTTTCAGGTAGAGCTGATGGACAGATTCAAGTTGAGGGTGTACTCGCAAAACCTCAACTAAAGGGCCATATTGATTTTGATAAGGCCCTGTTCAAGATCGATTACCTCAATACGTATTTTGTCTTTGATGATCGCGTCAGGGTTGAACCTGATTTCTTTGGTATAGATTATAAGCCGCTTCTTGATTCAAAGGGAAACAAAGGTTTTGTGGTAGCTTCTGCCTTTCACGAGGACTTCGCAAATTGGTCATATGATATCAGTGCTGATGTCAATAATTTCTACATTCTGAATACTACACGAGAAGAAAATAAACTCTATTTCGGTCAAGCTTTTGCTACAGGTTCCGTGCAGCTGGGTGGATATGAGGGTAAGCTGGAAGTCAATATCGATGCTACAACCGAAAAAGGTACAACGATCAATTTACCACTGGATGAAAATGAAGAAGTTGCCCTCGAGAATTTTGTGCACTTTGTAAATGAAGACAGAGAACTTGATACCGAGCGTGAAGTTGACCTTTCGGGTGTGAGTATGCGCTTGAATGTAGATGCCACTCCTGACGCTTTATTCCGAATCATATTTGACGAGAAGTCAGGAGATATCCTCCAAGGAAGGGGTGCTGGAAAAATTTCTCTGGAAACCACAGAGTCAGGCGAGTTCAATATGTTCGGGCGGTACGAGATTTTCAATGGAGATTACAATTTCACACTTAAAAGCCTGATTAGTAAAAGATTTAATTTGAGAGCTGGTGGAACTATCGGTTGGTATGGTGATCCTTATAATGCCGATTTGGATTTGTCGGCAGTGTACGCCATTCGAACTCCTCTTCAACCCATTATGATTGAAGATCAAAACATTTATCGTTCTCGAGAACTGGTAAATGTTTCGATGGCTCTTACAGGTAAGCTTCTTACGCCTTCCATCGGTTTTGAAATAGAATTACCTCAAGCAACTGAGAATGAGCGGACGCAGTTGGCAAGTGCTGTGAGTACCGTTAACCAGTTGAATCAGCAAGTATTCTCGCTTTTGATTCTAAACAAGTTTATCCCCATAGCAGCTCAAGATCAGGCAGGAACAGGAGTTGTTTCAGGTGTAGCTGCTTTTACCAATACAAGTACATCTGAATTTATCAGCAATCAATTGAGCGGATGGCTGAGCGAGATTAGCAACGAATTTGATATAGGATTGAACTATCGTTCAGGCGATGTTATTACCAATCAAGAAATTGCCGTGGCCTTGAGCACTCAACTTTTTGATGAACGACTTTTGGTCAGCGGGAGTTTTGGCGTTACCCAAGCCACCGACGCTCAAATATCCCAAGGTCAAAGCGGAATACTAGGAGACTTCCTGCTTGAATACATGCTAACAAAGGATGGAAAAATCAGACTAAAAGTATTCAACGAAACCAATCCGTACGAAGTCTTCTCAACTTCTACCTCTATGTACACCCAAGGAGTCGGTTTAATTTATCAAGAAGACTTTGATACCATTGATGAATTCTTCCGAAAAGTAGGGGAGTTGTTCAAAGACGATAAAGCTGAGGAGGTTCCTTAA
- a CDS encoding bifunctional 3,4-dihydroxy-2-butanone-4-phosphate synthase/GTP cyclohydrolase II, giving the protein MAENKIALDTIEEAIADIKDGKVVIVVDDEDRENEGDFLAAARCVTPEMINFMATHGRGLICTPLIESRCEELGLELMVQSNNALHETPFTVSVDLLGHGCTTGISAADRAKTVQALIDPDVDPNDLGKPGHIFPLKARSGGVLRRAGHTEAAIDLARLAGFEPAGVIVEIMNEDGTMARLPELRKIADRFSLKLVSIQDLISYRLKHESLISKDIAVEMPTEWGDFQLHLYTQKTTGEKHIALVKGEWNEDEPVLVRVHSSCVTGDIFGSCRCDCGPQLTSAMQKVEEEGKGIVVYMNQEGRGIGLLNKLKAYKLQEQGFDTVEANLKLGFKMDERDYGVGAQILRDLGVKKMRLMTNNPKKRTGLVGYGLEITEICPLEIKANKHNRKYLETKRDKMGHSLNLDEDTRTA; this is encoded by the coding sequence ATGGCCGAAAACAAAATAGCTTTAGACACCATTGAGGAAGCAATTGCCGATATCAAAGATGGTAAAGTAGTAATCGTTGTAGACGACGAAGACCGCGAAAATGAAGGGGACTTTCTGGCCGCGGCTCGATGTGTAACTCCCGAAATGATCAACTTCATGGCTACTCATGGTCGAGGCTTAATCTGCACTCCCTTGATAGAAAGCCGATGCGAAGAGTTGGGTCTCGAATTAATGGTTCAAAGCAACAACGCTCTACACGAAACCCCTTTCACCGTTTCTGTGGACCTGCTTGGGCACGGTTGCACCACGGGCATTTCAGCAGCTGATCGAGCTAAGACCGTACAGGCATTGATCGACCCGGACGTTGATCCGAACGATTTGGGAAAGCCCGGGCATATTTTCCCTCTGAAAGCGAGAAGCGGTGGAGTGCTTCGACGTGCCGGTCATACTGAAGCAGCTATAGACCTGGCAAGACTAGCGGGTTTTGAACCCGCAGGTGTGATCGTAGAAATCATGAATGAAGACGGCACCATGGCGCGACTCCCTGAGTTGCGCAAAATTGCTGATCGCTTTAGTTTGAAATTGGTTTCCATTCAAGATTTGATCTCATATCGACTAAAACACGAGTCGTTGATTTCAAAAGATATAGCGGTAGAAATGCCGACTGAATGGGGCGATTTCCAACTCCACCTTTACACCCAAAAAACCACCGGAGAAAAGCATATTGCTCTTGTTAAGGGAGAATGGAATGAGGATGAGCCCGTTTTGGTACGTGTGCACAGCAGTTGTGTCACGGGAGATATATTTGGCTCTTGCCGTTGCGATTGTGGGCCTCAACTCACTAGTGCTATGCAGAAAGTGGAGGAAGAGGGAAAAGGCATCGTCGTTTATATGAATCAAGAAGGTCGAGGAATCGGTTTATTGAATAAGTTGAAAGCTTATAAGCTTCAAGAGCAAGGGTTTGATACGGTAGAAGCTAACTTAAAATTGGGTTTCAAAATGGACGAAAGAGACTATGGAGTTGGTGCACAAATTCTACGTGACCTAGGTGTCAAAAAGATGAGATTGATGACCAATAATCCGAAGAAGCGCACAGGATTGGTGGGTTACGGATTGGAGATTACCGAAATATGTCCTTTAGAGATCAAGGCCAACAAGCACAACCGCAAGTACTTGGAAACTAAGAGAGACAAAATGGGTCATTCTCTTAACTTGGATGAGGACACACGAACAGCCTGA
- a CDS encoding glycosyltransferase → MKLLVILSRLPYPLEKGDKLRAYHQLRELNKKNEVILCCLTTEDSEERHMAEVRKVCSELHVFKLSTWRIYLNLFFAFFSRKPFQVHYFYQRSIHKSIRKIIAESEPDHIFCQLLRTAEYAKDEHNYRKTIDYQDAFSKGMERRADRASFPFREIFNLERKRLVAYENIIFEYFETKVIISDEDRKYIYHPERQYIHIITNGIDTDFFHPGANRNEEFDLVFVGNMSYPPNIETAEFIVEKVLPLLKPDFPNIKLLLAGADPAKRVQLLANQKGVELKAGLEDIREAYGSGKIFFAPMLIGTGLQNKLLEAMAMENPCVTSDLANKALMATHRENILVGETPEDYAKLISELMGNPDLCKRLGENGRKYVRENFSWESSTHELAELMFAQSEELVV, encoded by the coding sequence ATGAAGCTTCTAGTCATCCTAAGCCGATTGCCCTACCCACTTGAAAAGGGCGATAAACTGAGAGCCTACCACCAGTTGCGTGAGTTGAACAAGAAGAATGAGGTGATTTTATGTTGCCTCACCACTGAGGACAGTGAAGAAAGGCATATGGCCGAAGTGAGAAAAGTTTGCAGCGAACTGCATGTATTTAAGCTTTCGACATGGAGAATCTATCTTAACTTATTTTTCGCATTCTTTTCGCGAAAGCCCTTCCAAGTTCACTACTTCTATCAAAGATCCATTCATAAGTCCATACGGAAGATCATAGCCGAATCAGAGCCTGATCATATATTCTGTCAGTTGCTGCGCACCGCTGAGTATGCAAAGGATGAGCACAATTACCGAAAGACCATCGACTATCAAGATGCTTTTTCGAAAGGCATGGAACGGCGAGCAGATCGCGCAAGTTTTCCTTTTCGGGAGATTTTTAACCTGGAGAGAAAGCGCTTAGTAGCCTATGAAAACATCATATTCGAATACTTCGAAACCAAAGTGATCATTTCCGACGAGGATCGGAAGTACATCTATCATCCCGAAAGACAGTACATTCATATCATAACCAATGGTATTGATACTGATTTTTTCCATCCGGGGGCAAATAGGAATGAAGAATTCGATCTGGTTTTTGTAGGAAACATGTCCTACCCTCCTAATATTGAAACAGCCGAATTTATAGTAGAAAAAGTGCTGCCCCTTTTAAAGCCGGATTTTCCAAACATCAAACTTCTTTTGGCAGGAGCTGACCCTGCGAAGAGAGTTCAATTATTGGCAAACCAAAAGGGAGTTGAATTAAAAGCAGGTCTTGAAGATATTCGAGAAGCTTACGGTTCGGGTAAGATCTTCTTCGCACCGATGCTGATAGGCACGGGACTACAAAATAAACTTCTCGAAGCCATGGCTATGGAAAATCCGTGCGTAACTTCTGATCTGGCCAATAAGGCACTTATGGCTACTCATCGCGAGAATATTTTGGTTGGAGAAACACCCGAAGACTATGCCAAACTTATTTCCGAACTCATGGGAAACCCCGATCTTTGTAAAAGATTAGGAGAAAACGGAAGAAAATATGTCCGAGAAAACTTTTCTTGGGAATCATCAACTCATGAACTTGCAGAACTAATGTTCGCACAATCTGAAGAATTGGTTGTTTAA
- a CDS encoding LptF/LptG family permease, translated as MKKLHLLIIKSYIGPFIMTFFIVMFILLMQFVWTYIDDFVGKGLEWYVIAELLVYASANLVTMALPLAVLLSSIMTFGGMAEHYELVAMKSSGLSLIRIMLPLIVFTGLLSLGAFYFSNTISPHATLKFKSLLWDVRKKKPTLDLREDVFYNGLEGYSIRVSDKDEETGMLNDLIIYRHDRSQPGNRHVIRAKQGKMLKSESGRYLTLELTDGVSYDEAGNRRRDEGVPHITSEFEKDLILLDLSAFDLQRTDEDLWKNHMKMLSLEQLQVAIDSLENQKESRQEDLLNYMDRSVSLSDSMKTDLRIGELQSASFDSLEILEKRRVVNVAINMTRNSKNFMNRTKEEMKGRVEYIDKHKIEWHRKLTLSIACLLLFFIGAPLGAIIKKGGLGLPVIFSVVFFLIWHISSISGEKMIESGVLTAAEGMWMSSLILLPISLFLTYKAAKDAALFDRDTYTKFADRVKAYFESKRRKSVQ; from the coding sequence ATGAAGAAGCTTCACCTTCTAATTATTAAGTCCTACATAGGGCCTTTCATAATGACTTTTTTCATCGTGATGTTCATACTGCTTATGCAGTTTGTATGGACATATATTGATGATTTTGTCGGTAAGGGTTTGGAGTGGTACGTTATCGCAGAATTGCTAGTTTATGCTTCAGCAAACTTGGTGACTATGGCCCTTCCCTTGGCCGTGCTTTTGAGTAGTATCATGACTTTTGGTGGTATGGCGGAGCACTATGAGCTGGTAGCCATGAAGTCAAGTGGCCTATCACTCATTCGGATCATGCTTCCGCTCATAGTTTTTACCGGATTACTGTCATTGGGTGCTTTTTACTTTTCCAATACGATTTCGCCACATGCCACTTTGAAATTCAAATCACTGCTGTGGGACGTTAGAAAGAAGAAGCCAACACTGGATTTACGGGAAGATGTTTTTTACAATGGTCTTGAAGGCTACTCCATTCGTGTAAGCGATAAAGATGAAGAAACGGGAATGCTCAACGATTTGATCATTTACCGTCATGATAGATCTCAGCCTGGAAACCGTCATGTGATTCGCGCTAAGCAAGGCAAAATGCTCAAGTCAGAAAGCGGTCGGTACTTAACGCTAGAACTCACTGATGGGGTAAGCTACGATGAAGCGGGAAATCGACGAAGAGACGAAGGAGTGCCGCACATTACCAGCGAATTTGAAAAAGACTTAATTCTATTGGATTTGTCGGCATTTGACTTGCAGAGAACCGACGAAGATCTTTGGAAAAACCATATGAAGATGCTCTCGTTAGAACAACTTCAAGTGGCTATCGATTCTTTGGAAAATCAAAAAGAATCCAGACAGGAAGACTTATTGAATTACATGGATCGCTCTGTCTCGCTGAGCGACAGTATGAAAACTGATTTGAGAATTGGTGAGCTTCAGTCCGCTTCATTTGATTCTCTTGAAATTCTGGAGAAAAGGAGGGTAGTCAATGTAGCCATCAATATGACGCGAAACTCCAAGAACTTCATGAACCGCACCAAGGAAGAGATGAAGGGACGAGTTGAGTACATCGATAAGCACAAGATCGAATGGCACCGCAAGCTCACTTTATCCATCGCCTGTCTCCTACTCTTCTTTATTGGAGCTCCATTGGGTGCGATCATCAAAAAAGGCGGACTCGGTCTGCCCGTAATTTTTTCGGTAGTCTTTTTCTTGATTTGGCATATTTCTTCGATTTCGGGAGAAAAGATGATAGAATCAGGAGTACTTACCGCTGCTGAAGGCATGTGGATGAGCTCATTGATATTGCTACCTATTTCTCTCTTTCTAACCTACAAGGCTGCAAAAGATGCTGCTCTCTTTGATCGGGATACCTACACGAAGTTTGCAGATCGTGTAAAGGCATATTTTGAGAGTAAACGTAGAAAGTCGGTCCAATAA
- a CDS encoding START-like domain-containing protein, with product MSERQKVELEYLLKTSPKILYTMISTPSGLSEWFADNVNIRDNVMTFFWDGSEEKAKVLSKVKDQFIRFQWEYDEGEDVYFELRIKIDAITREVALIVTDFPDAGDDEDSVSGLWESQVDDLRRVLGA from the coding sequence ATGTCTGAGAGACAAAAAGTTGAACTTGAATACCTTCTAAAGACTTCTCCGAAGATCTTATATACAATGATATCAACCCCTAGCGGGTTATCTGAGTGGTTTGCAGATAATGTAAACATACGTGACAACGTTATGACCTTTTTCTGGGATGGCTCCGAAGAAAAAGCGAAGGTTTTGTCGAAGGTGAAAGACCAATTCATTCGTTTTCAATGGGAGTACGACGAAGGAGAAGACGTTTACTTCGAATTGAGAATTAAAATCGACGCGATTACACGCGAGGTAGCCTTGATTGTGACTGATTTCCCTGATGCCGGTGATGATGAAGATAGCGTTTCGGGACTTTGGGAAAGCCAAGTCGATGACTTGCGCCGAGTACTTGGAGCATAG
- a CDS encoding exonuclease domain-containing protein, which yields MQFAVVDIETTGLFHQGHGITEVSVVLVEEGKIKPLYHRLFNPGRDVPASIEAITGINTKMVSEALPIEDSIDELADILNEKVFVAHNVNFDYQFLKSVFDKNNKPFRHKRLCTLRYARKIFPEFTTHRLGELCDRLGIVNEAQHRAHGDAMATAQLLLQLLEKDNNASTLKKLLGRGEHHLVLPANLDEQEVLSLPDRPGVYYMYGIGAKPIYIGKAKSLKKRVISHFTSSGSTRRKQLFQRQVHRLEYRETDSEYHALLLEDAEIKKHWPRYNRAQKEKTGAIGVVPYTDRAGVSRLAFVNKPGAEPDVLAWFNSLHSAKSWVYKAFMEFGINPRRAGLPLSEDFEMFDGQDESDAFEAFVQRCFNEKSRSFALIESTAKRYALIKDGRYRGYGKIKGKTESNIEYFENQLEAAPDSPAARAVIRNMLSDDRIKKIQL from the coding sequence TTGCAATTCGCTGTAGTAGATATCGAAACCACAGGGCTATTCCATCAAGGACATGGCATTACAGAAGTATCTGTGGTCTTGGTCGAGGAAGGAAAGATTAAACCGCTTTATCACAGGCTTTTCAATCCGGGCAGAGATGTACCTGCATCTATTGAGGCGATAACCGGCATCAATACCAAGATGGTATCCGAGGCATTGCCGATCGAGGATTCGATAGACGAGTTGGCCGACATTCTAAATGAGAAAGTCTTTGTCGCGCACAATGTCAATTTTGATTATCAGTTTCTCAAGTCGGTTTTCGATAAGAATAATAAGCCTTTTCGGCACAAGCGGCTGTGTACTTTGAGGTATGCCAGGAAGATATTTCCAGAATTTACTACCCACCGACTTGGAGAGCTCTGCGATCGATTAGGAATCGTAAATGAAGCGCAGCACCGAGCTCATGGAGATGCTATGGCCACCGCTCAACTCTTGCTTCAATTGCTCGAGAAGGATAACAATGCTTCAACACTTAAAAAACTGTTGGGAAGAGGAGAACACCATTTGGTTTTACCAGCCAATTTGGATGAACAGGAAGTTTTAAGCCTCCCGGATAGGCCGGGGGTGTATTACATGTACGGTATTGGAGCTAAACCCATTTATATCGGAAAGGCCAAATCGCTGAAAAAAAGGGTGATAAGTCATTTTACCTCTTCGGGATCAACGCGAAGGAAACAGCTATTTCAAAGGCAAGTGCATAGGCTGGAGTATCGCGAGACTGATAGCGAATATCATGCCTTGCTGCTGGAAGACGCTGAGATAAAGAAGCATTGGCCTCGCTACAATCGTGCTCAGAAAGAGAAAACAGGAGCGATAGGAGTAGTGCCATACACTGACAGAGCTGGAGTAAGTCGGCTTGCTTTCGTCAATAAGCCCGGTGCAGAGCCCGATGTATTGGCTTGGTTCAATTCACTTCACTCCGCCAAAAGCTGGGTATACAAAGCATTCATGGAGTTCGGGATTAATCCACGAAGAGCAGGATTGCCACTTTCTGAAGATTTTGAAATGTTCGATGGTCAAGATGAGTCAGATGCTTTCGAAGCTTTTGTTCAAAGGTGTTTTAATGAAAAAAGTCGCTCCTTTGCTTTAATTGAATCTACCGCTAAACGTTATGCGTTAATCAAAGATGGACGCTATCGTGGTTATGGGAAGATAAAAGGAAAAACGGAGTCGAATATCGAGTATTTCGAAAATCAACTTGAAGCCGCTCCCGACAGCCCTGCGGCGCGAGCAGTAATTCGCAATATGCTATCCGATGATCGAATTAAAAAAATTCAACTTTAA
- a CDS encoding nuclear transport factor 2 family protein, translating into MEPTAEEEIVNVLKLQQESWNQGDVNGFMNHYLKSEGLTFAGASGVTKGHQQVLDRYLNNYDTPEKMGSLNFNVLEFHQLSSSSAYIIGEWSLQRESDNPSGYFTLIWEKVNGEWKIIHDHTS; encoded by the coding sequence ATGGAACCAACAGCAGAAGAAGAAATCGTTAACGTTCTTAAACTTCAGCAAGAATCATGGAATCAGGGTGATGTGAATGGTTTCATGAATCACTACTTGAAGAGTGAAGGGTTGACTTTTGCAGGAGCGAGTGGAGTGACTAAAGGACATCAACAGGTCTTAGATCGATACCTGAATAATTACGATACTCCTGAAAAGATGGGATCTCTGAATTTTAACGTATTGGAATTTCATCAGCTTTCATCGAGTTCAGCATATATAATTGGTGAATGGTCGCTACAAAGAGAATCTGACAATCCTTCAGGTTATTTCACGTTGATTTGGGAAAAGGTAAACGGGGAATGGAAAATCATACACGATCATACTAGTTAA